One Saccharomyces kudriavzevii IFO 1802 strain IFO1802 genome assembly, chromosome: 4 genomic region harbors:
- the ATC1 gene encoding Atc1p (similar to Saccharomyces cerevisiae ATC1 (YDR184C); ancestral locus Anc_8.387): protein MNTNQSNLNADLSDDINIEHTLHRLLTQANDHFDDTVKIDGQSLDLEKDLEQVMMDNLGCTDIFDSDIVSQKHLTLDSLFHDEHNTDSDTLLEMQKSANDSLVGIDLDRHDCGDDSTSKASSHNNTNQNTVHKTDREGKTYKIDKPAIKKKKIPLKITNETMLSPASLSPSSSLASSDTNESHLKIESMITDITSKIDSARQDIVSATKPAKLTNEFTMNQISEMKARIINTHKLLLNFNFIKEGYARSCIQLKKTMDSLKDSEIHRAHLLVENDDLKQQILELTQTLNEKKSEKI from the coding sequence ATGAACACGAATCAGTCCAACTTGAACGCAGATTTATCCGATGATATCAATATAGAACACACGTTGCACCGACTGCTCACTCAGGCAAATGATCATTTTGACGATACAGTAAAGATTGATGGACAGAGCTTAGACCTAGAAAAGGATCTCGAACAAGTAATGATGGATAACTTGGGCTGTACCGATATTTTCGATTCGGATATAGTTTCCCAGAAGCATTTAACATTGGACTCTCTATTCCATGATGAACACAACACCGATTCGGATACTCTTTTGGAGATGCAGAAAAGCGCTAACGATAGTCTCGTTGGGATAGACCTTGATAGGCATGATTGTGGAGATGATTCTACCAGTAAGGCGTCATCACATAACAATACGAATCAAAATACAGTACACAAAACCGATAGAGAAGGGAAAACATATAAGATAGACAAGCCTGccatcaaaaagaagaaaataccaTTGAAAATCACAAATGAGACCATGTTATCGCCTGCATCCCTATCTCCTTCGTCTTCTTTAGCTTCATCCGATACCAATGAATCTCACTTGAAAATTGAGTCCATGATAACTGATATAACATCTAAAATAGACTCAGCAAGACAAGATATTGTCTCTGCAACAAAGCCTGCAAAACTTACAAATGAATTTACAATGAATCAAATATCTGAAATGAAGGCAAGGATAATTAATACGCATAAATTACTgctcaatttcaatttcatcaaggAAGGTTACGCTAGATCTTGCattcaattgaagaaaactatGGACTCTTTAAAGGATAGCGAAATTCATAGAGCACATTTGTTGGTCGAAAATGATGACTTGAAGCAACAAATCCTAGAACTTACTCAAACGCtcaatgagaaaaaatccgagaaaatataa
- the SAS4 gene encoding Sas4p (similar to Saccharomyces cerevisiae SAS4 (YDR181C); ancestral locus Anc_8.382), producing the protein MQLMEEAKNDSKRSLRSEAKNEHGEIEKFDFDTEEYEINPKRKLRLVSRINSNTRNLRKPKPRLHISAKAIDEHVKEMTAQHQVTKAPAKTTSVDDEIKEKRETITKMILDIEHHELNQSCENVTEDWLPDSAYQPYHKKMLKQENRMIQSDIVNGENEADRLSLISDRLDMLNWATTLQKVTKINDPTNENEMETKRYRTKELIESMLNKFESMKKKGHNLARRPASSDSLLKLVSSKDWPKLYTRIDRTFIPDYASSSDEEEDKMAVEEIRQRRLKKREQQCGGSIIVLLSDHQSQKGMTRFAIVAEPLRKPYLIKTSITERNLWKTKVPLNPKKFKKASRISTQVAVRKGKIVIPFTMEVESEIIREVGHAKQNIVKSNAREGEMVMTRANKQKGENALRNNPASIVSTVSKVALLNSTSASTPLETLLSPSDNTVTASTNIEQSFTVTPLLSEDNFVKTHHGIISDSDITILPVRKRKKA; encoded by the coding sequence ATGCAATTAATGGAAGAAGCAAAGAATGATTCTAAAAGATCGCTGAGATCAGAAGCTAAAAACGAGCAtggagaaattgaaaaatttgattttgatacAGAAGAATACGAAATCAATCCTAAAAGGAAGTTAAGATTAGTTAGCAGAATAAATTCAAACACCAGAAATTTGCGGAAACCAAAGCCTCGTCTTCATATTTCAGCCAAGGCGATAGATGAACATGTCAAGGAAATGACTGCCCAGCACCAAGTAACGAAAGCTCCAGCAAAGACCACTAGTGTTGATGATGAgatcaaggaaaagagagaaacaATTACAAAGATGATACTTGATATCGAGCATCATGAATTAAATCAAAGTTGCGAAAACGTAACAGAGGATTGGCTTCCTGACAGTGCATATCAGCCCTATCATaagaaaatgttgaagCAAGAAAATAGAATGATTCAATCTGACATTGTAAACGGTGAAAATGAAGCAGACCGACTTTCATTGATATCTGATAGACTCGATATGTTGAACTGGGCAACTACACTGCAAAAGGTTACTAAAATAAATGACCCCACtaacgaaaatgaaatggaGACTAAACGTTATCGAACGAAAGAGCTGATTGAATCAATGTTGAATAAATTTGAATccatgaagaaaaagggcCATAATTTGGCTAGACGGCCAGCATCAAGTGATTCTCTGTTAAAACTGGTCAGTAGTAAAGATTGGCCAAAACTATACACTCGAATTGATCGAACTTTCATTCCCGATTACGCAAGCTCCTCtgacgaagaggaagataaAATGGCGGTTGAGGAAATTAGACAGAGACgactaaaaaaaagagaacaaCAATGTGGTGGCTCCATAATAGTATTACTAAGTGACCATCAATCGCAAAAAGGAATGACACGGTTTGCTATCGTAGCTGAGCCGCTGCGAAAGCCGTATTTGATTAAAACGTCAATTacagaaagaaatttatgGAAGACAAAAGTGCCTTTAAATCCAAAGAAGTTCAAGAAAGCTTCTCGAATATCAACGCAAGTTGCTGtgagaaaaggaaaaatagTCATCCCGTTTACTATGGAAGTAGAATCAGAAATAATCCGAGAAGTAGGGCACgcaaaacaaaatattgtAAAATCAAATGCTAGAGAGGGGGAAATGGTAATGACAAGGGCGAATAAACAGAAGGGTGAGAACGCTCTCAGGAATAATCCTGCTTCTATTGTGTCGACCGTTTCAAAAGTGGCATTGCTAAACTCTACCTCGGCTTCCACCCCGTTAGAGACTCTACTAAGTCCTTCCGATAATACAGTTACAGCGAGCACTAACATCGAACAAAGCTTCACAGTAACGCCTTTGCTTAGCGAAGATAATTTTGTAAAAACACACCATGGCATTATAAGCGATTCGGATATCACCATCTTGCCTGTtcgaaagagaaaaaaagcataa
- the PLP1 gene encoding Plp1p (similar to Saccharomyces cerevisiae PLP1 (YDR183W); ancestral locus Anc_8.385), with protein sequence MQDKVDEYYASVLLNSENGEKTITDDHNRSSDEENLDELLDELDKELDENSDFLSAYRSERLQEISDHLKQVKKNVEDDGYGKLQCIDNESDAIEICTKSSMVVIHFELETFAKCQYMNEKLGILARKYLTTRFIKVKVQTCPFLVNKLNIKVLPFVVGYKSGLEKVRYVGFSRLGNDPNGFDIRRLEESLALSGVIEDSFTTKKCSSENARSFFSRNDSGSGSDLDI encoded by the coding sequence ATGCAAGATAAAGTAGACGAATACTATGCAAGTGTTCTTTTAAATTCGGAGAATGGCGAAAAGACGATCACGGATGATCACAACAGGAGcagtgatgaagaaaacctAGATGAACTACTAGACGAACTGGATAAAGAGTTAGACGAAAATAGTGATTTTTTGAGTGCTTATAGATCGGAGAGGCTACAGGAAATATCCGATCATTTAAAACAGGTCaagaagaatgttgaagatgatggATATGGTAAACTGCAGTGCATTGACAATGAGTCCGATGCTATTGAGATATGTACAAAGAGTAGCATGGTTGTTATACATTTTGAACTGGAAACATTTGCCAAATGCCAATatatgaatgaaaaattaggAATCTTAGCAAGAAAGTATCTAACTACAAGATTTATTAAAGTAAAAGTTCAAACATGTCCTTTTCTGGTCAATAAACTGAATATCAAAGTGCTGCCGTTTGTAGTTGGTTACAAGAGTGGTTTAGAAAAGGTTCGTTACGTTGGGTTTAGTAGACTGGGTAATGATCCTAATGGGTTTGACATTAGAAGACTGGAAGAATCTTTAGCTCTTTCTGGTGTTATAGAAGACTCATTCacaacaaagaaatgttcATCCGAGAACGCTAGATCCTTTTTCTCTAGAAATGATAGCGGGAGTGGGAGCGATTTAGATATCTAG
- the UPS3 gene encoding Ups3p (similar to Saccharomyces cerevisiae UPS3 (YDR185C) and UPS2 (YLR168C); ancestral locus Anc_8.388), which yields MKSFQKSYEFDYPWEKVTTANWMKYPNKISTHVIAVDVLRRELKEHGNILLSERLITIRQNTPRWMSILVGNTNLAYVREVSTVDRRDRSLTMRSCNMTFPHILKCYETVNYVPHPNNPSNMTLFKQDAKFISHIPTKTFSEKVENWGVKRFSDNAMKGKVGFDSILAMFNDIWKDGDE from the coding sequence ATGAAatcatttcaaaaatcttaTGAATTCGATTATCCATGGGAAAAAGTAACCACAGCAAACTGGATGAAATATCCAAACAAGATCTCTACTCACGTTATCGCAGTTGACGTGCTTCGCCGGGAACTCAAAGAACATGGCAACATACTCCTTTCAGAACGACTGATAACCATACGTCAAAACACTCCCCGTTGGATGTCCATCTTGGTTGGGAATACCAATCTAGCATACGTGCGAGAAGTCTCCACGGTTGACCGAAGGGACAGATCATTAACCATGAGAAGTTGTAATATGACATTCCCGCACATTTTGAAGTGCTACGAAACTGTAAATTATGTGCCACATCCGAATAATCCATCAAACATGACTCTCTTCAAGCAAGATGCAAAATTTATATCCCATATTCCGACGAAAACCTTCAGTGAAAAGGTGGAAAACTGGGGTGTTAAACGATTTAGCGACAATGCAATGAAGGGTAAGGTTGGATTCGACAGCATTCTGGCAATGTTTAATGATATATGGAAGGATGGTGACGAATAG
- the SCC2 gene encoding cohesin-loading factor complex subunit SCC2 (similar to Saccharomyces cerevisiae SCC2 (YDR180W); ancestral locus Anc_8.381): MSYPGEDTDIPKRIIEALEDQPLSYLVPKDGLAALVNAPMRTSLPFGKTVFASADDCRELDINHLATLNDPTFSMKNDVEQNKLIFRRPDNPTLSIKSMDHVPSDLFKGLSPLAQGVLSTHGELVDSDNIKKKSEIVSKVQQKHKLEDLTPNTSNLSFNDDSPNKKTKISTGVTMTKANLAEQHLSDLKNFLDVVGFDQSTAEIRNIEYWLQLPNGKYILTTDCLIKLQMTIKNIVANPQLWDSIKMTWLLRMLDVMVSNINSSKSSLKTGLDDSMLRYIALLSIVILFNIFLLGKKDNNLHRESFIMEPLNFLSDLIESLKILPDEYDSLKMELNTFQEALSLLPKYIYNGPFLDDNVTTKLVYIFSDLLMNNDIETTTNIQFQSFWDNVKRVSSDVLVSLFTKLDQQREFIIEELISHVEKLPTKRIQKKLRKINNENIYITDFTFTLMSMLENLNCYTFCGHMKELASEDIQELKNEYKNQDEFLFCVIEHINHTILERFFKNPSSLRYVIDNFVQDLLLLITSPQWPVTEKILGSLLKRLFGVFSPSVQLSANIETICLQHIGNIGSTIFDIKCSTREREDNNLIKMINYPENLPHFFRLFEECIAYNETIQCRDSATRFLWNLRLGTIFRLEEYTKDIKEQNSTINDQLKNILLQVQNGGLQRPLETKETDFSVIKLNYFSILHAFELLNMYDSYLKLVLSLLAKDKIKLRSTAIKCLSMLASKDKIILSNPMVKATIQQRLNDSSASVKDAILDLVSINSSYFEFYQQINNNYDDDSIMVRRHVLKINEKMYDETNDTATRVYVIARILMKIEDEEDNIIDMARLILLNRWILKVEELLDQPEKLKEISTSVLMVVSRVAIMNEKCSQLFDWFLNFYLLNREAHSKDMYDRITHVLQILTDFLVQKIVELNSEDINEKDLIIDKQNFLNLLAKFADSTVSFLTKDHITALYPYMLSDEKSDFHYHILQVFRSTFEKLANFKPRFLYDLETTLLSRLPKMNVREIDEAMPLIWSVATHRHDATRVAKACSSCLCHLHPYINKANKDETAIVVDGKLQRLIYLATGFARFCFPKIPNEKIAFLQENETLYEHITKCLLVLSKDKITHIIRRVALKNLTKLCGNHPKLFNSKHVLHLLDKEFEGDKLDIKLVILESLYDLFLLEERKSVRNTGVSSTLSSNSILKKKLLKTKKAEFVNDGVCSALATRFLNNILQICLLRDLKNSLVAIRLLKLILQFGYTNPSHSIPTVIALIASDSRYIRRVAHEILEDLFEKYETLVFSGLSRGITKAINYSIHTGDESYYKHNYFFASLEKLCGTGKKNTPKFYKIMKRIIQSYLDDITDITSITTSVQKSIFILCANISNFTFISQYDLVSLLKTIDLTTDRLKEIIMDELDGDNSSSTECEEMLHGIVLIQLCLQDLSSYLLQVYGLRNDVLLLDMVEESELKNKQLPARKQDINEFSVQLENIEQHSSNGKLIAYFRKHVKDT; encoded by the coding sequence ATGTCGTATCCAGGAGAAGACACGGACATTCCCAAAAGAATAATAGAAGCCCTAGAGGACCAACCTTTGAGTTATCTGGTTCCTAAAGACGGGCTGGCCGCGTTAGTAAACGCTCCGATGCGGACCTCTTTGCCCTTTGGCAAAACTGTCTTTGCCAGCGCTGATGATTGCAGAGAACTTGATATAAACCATCTTGCCACACTCAATGACCCAACTTTTTCCATGAAAAACGACGTTGAGCAAAATAAACTTATTTTCAGAAGACCTGATAATCCGACTTTATCGATAAAGTCGATGGATCATGTCCCATCAGATTTGTTCAAGGGACTATCACCGTTGGCGCAGGGTGTTCTATCAACACATGGAGAACTAGTTGATTCCGataatatcaagaaaaaaagtgaaataGTAAGCAAGGTGCAACAAAAGCATAAGCTTGAAGATTTAACTCCAAATACTAGTAACTTGAGTTTCAATGATGACTCTCCGAAtaagaaaacgaaaatttCAACAGGTGTTACAATGACCAAGGCAAATTTAGCAGAACAACATTTAAGTGATCTGAAAAACTTTTTGGATGTTGTAGGGTTTGACCAAAGCACTGCCGAAATTAGAAATATCGAGTATTGGCTTCAATTGCCAAATGGAAAATACATTCTAACCACAGATTGCTTGATAAAATTGCAGATGacaatcaaaaatattgtCGCTAATCCACAGCTATGGGACTCAATTAAGATGACATGGCTTTTGAGAATGCTTGACGTAATGGTCTCCAACATAAATTCAAGCAAAAGTTCCTTGAAGACGGGCTTAGACGATTCTATGCTGCGATATATTGCTCTGCTATCCATAGTTATTTTattcaacatttttttactcGGTAAGAAGGATAATAATTTACATCGTGAATCATTTATCATGGAACCGCTAAACTTTTTAAGCGACTTAATTGAGTCCCTGAAAATATTGCCAGATGAATATGactctttgaaaatggaattAAATACCTTTCAGGAGGCCTTAAGTTTACTACCAAAATACATATACAACGGGCCCTTTCTGGATGATAATGTTACCACAAAGCTTGTATACATATTCAGTGATTTATTAATGAATAATGACATCGAAACAACTACTAACATTCAGTTCCAAAGCTTCTGGGATAATGTGAAAAGAGTTAGTTCTGATGTCCTAGTTTCATTATTTACTAAATTGGATCAACAGAGGGAATTTATCATAGAGGAACTGATTTCTCATGTCGAAAAACTGCCTACAAAGAGGATACAGAAAAAGctaagaaaaataaataatgaaaatatttatattaCCGATTTTACCTTTACTTTGATGTCCATGTTGGAAAATCTCAATTGTTACACATTTTGCGGCCATATGAAGGAACTTGCCTCTGAAGATATCCAGGAATTAAAGAACGAGTACAAAAATCAAGAcgagtttcttttttgcgTTATAGAGCATATAAATCACACGATACtggaaagatttttcaaaaacccGTCCTCTTTACGGTATGTTATTGATAATTTCGTTCAAGATCTACTGTTGCTCATTACTTCCCCTCAATGGCCTGTaacagaaaaaatactaGGCTCTTTACTAAAGAGGCTTTTTGGAGTATTTAGCCCATCTGTACAGCTTTCTGCAAACATCGAAACAATATGTTTACAACACATAGGGAATATTGGCTCcacaatttttgatatcaaatGTTCAACAAGAGAGCGTGAAGATAACAACTTAATTAAAATGATAAACTATCCAGAAAATTTACcacatttttttagattatttgaagaatgcaTCGCATATAATGAAACGATTCAATGTCGCGATTCTGCGACAAGGTTTCTTTGGAATTTGAGACTCGGCACGATATTTAGATTAGAAGAATATACCAAAGATATCAAGGAGCAAAACTCAACTATAAACGATCAACTAAAAAATATACTGCTGCAAGTCCAAAATGGTGGACTTCAACGTCCATTAGAAACTAAAGAAACGGATTTCAGCGTGATTAAATTGAACTATTTTTCTATCTTACATGCTTTCGAACTTTTGAACATGTATGATTCATACTTGAAGTTAGTATTATCACTTTTAGCCAAGGATAAAATTAAGCTAAGATCTACTGCTATCAAGTGCCTATCAATGTTGGCTTCCAAGGACAAAATTATACTGTCAAACCCTATGGTCAAAGCAACTATTCAACAACGTTTAAATGACTCATCTGCATCTGTCAAGGATGCCATTTTGGATCTGGTTAGCATCAACTCTTCATACTTCGaattttatcaacaaaTCAACAACAATTATGACGACGATAGCATAATGGTAAGGAGGCATGTGttgaaaatcaatgaaaaaatgtatgACGAAACCAATGATACTGCCACCAGGGTTTATGTGATAGCAAGGATTCTTATGAAAattgaagacgaagaagataacATAATTGACATGGCCAGACTAATCTTATTGAATAGATGGATTTTAAAGGTAGAAGAACTGCTGGATCAgcctgaaaaattgaaagaaatttcaacatCAGTCTTAATGGTAGTATCTCGTGTGGCCataatgaatgaaaaatgctCACAACTCTTTGATTGGTTTCTCAACTTTTATCTTTTGAATAGAGAAGCGCATTCAAAGGACATGTATGATAGAATTACTCACGTTTTGCAGATTCTTACCGACTTTTTAGTGCAGAAAATCGTTGAATTGAACTCCGAAGAtataaatgaaaaggatTTGATCATCGAtaaacaaaattttttaaatCTGCTGGCAAAATTCGCTGATTCTACCGTGTCATTTTTAACAAAAGACCATATTACGGCCTTATATCCCTATATGTTATCAGATGAAAAATCTGATTTCCACTATCACATTTTGCAAGTGTTTAGAAGcacatttgaaaaattggccAACTTCAAACCCAGATTTCTATATGATTTAGAGACAACTCTTCTGAGTAGGCTCCCAAAGATGAATGTGCGAGAAATAGATGAAGCTATGCCTCTTATTTGGTCCGTTGCTACTCATCGCCATGATGCCACCAGAGTGGCTAAAGCATGTTCCTCCTGTCTATGCCATCTGCATCCCTACATAAATAAGGCGAATAAAGATGAAACTGCCATTGTCGTTGACGGTAAATTGCAAAGGCTTATATATTTAGCGACTGGATTTGCCAGATTCTGCTTCCCTAAAATCCCaaacgaaaaaattgcatttctacaagaaaatgaaactttaTATGAACATATTACTAAGTGTTTACTCGTACTTTCGAAAGACAAAATAACCCACATCATAAGGAGAGTCGCTCTGAAAAACTTGACCAAATTATGTGGGAATCATCCTAAGCTATTTAATTCAAAACATGTTTTGCATTTGCTGgataaagaatttgaaggCGACAAGTTAGATATCAAATTAGTGATTTTGGAAAGCTTATATGACCTTTTTCTATTGGAAGAAAGGAAATCTGTGAGAAATACTGGCGTTAGTAGCACACTGTCTTCTAACTCTAtcttaaagaaaaaattattgaaaactAAAAAGGCAGAGTTTGTGAATGATGGAGTATGTTCAGCGTTAGCTACCAGGTTTTTGAATAACATTCTTCAGATTTGTCTTCTTCGTGATCTAAAGAACTCTCTCGTGGCCATTCGATTATTAAAATTGATTTTGCAATTCGGTTACACAAATCCCTCTCATTCCATTCCAACTGTAATTGCTCTAATTGCCTCTGATAGTCGATATATTCGACGTGTCGCCCACGAGATTTTAGAagatctttttgaaaaatacgaGACACTAGTGTTTAGTGGTTTATCACGAGGTATTACAAAAGCAATAAATTACTCTATCCATACAGGTGATGAGTCTTATTACAAACAtaactatttttttgcttcacTTGAAAAACTATGTGGAACTGGGAAAAAGAACACGCCAAAGTTTTACAAAATCATGAAGAGGATTATACAGTCTTATCTTGATGATATCACCGATATAACATCGATAACTACTAGCGTTCAGAAGTCTATTTTTATCCTTTGTGCCAACATTTCGAATTTCACGTTCATTTCTCAATACGATTTGGTATCTTTGCTCAAAACCATTGACTTAACAACAGACAGATTAAAGGAAATTATTATGGATGAACTTGATGGTGacaattcatcatcaaccGAATGCGAGGAAATGTTACACGGAATAGTTCTGATACAGCTATGTTTGCAGGACTTGAGCAGTTATCTACTACAGGTGTACGGGCTAAGGAACGACGTGCTTCTACTGGATATGGTAGAGGAATcggaattgaaaaataaacaacTTCCGGCCAGGAAGCAAGacatcaatgaattttctgTGCAGCTGGAGAATATCGAACAGCATTCCTCTAATGGTAAACTTATTGCATACTTCCGAAAACACGTAAAAGACACGTAA
- the CDC1 gene encoding putative lipid phosphatase CDC1 (similar to Saccharomyces cerevisiae CDC1 (YDR182W); ancestral locus Anc_8.383), with amino-acid sequence MVYRNRSKSVLSKHSKKSDDKGHYKSHSKKKSKSKNKKKSRIYWKYISFIWVLWLGLIYYNESVVVKRSMKKCQWSNWENWPEGAEGHRVGLFADPQIMDEYSYPGRPQIINYFTRVLLDHYHRRNWKYVQYYLDPDSNFFLGDLFDGGRELDDEQWIKEYARFNEIFPKKPLRRTVMSLPGNHDIGFGDTVVEPSLKRFSSYFGETSSSLEVGNHTFVLLDTISLSDRTNPNVSRIPMEFLDDFAKGSHSYPRILLSHVPLWRNAKQQPCGELRESKKPFPIKNGKQYQTYIDQDISQEILAKVQPVILFSGDDHDYCHISHSYPLHGETKIAQEITVKSCAMNMGIKKPAIQLLSLYNPSDLAAISAGEEHESETYKTELCYMPDPYKAIRMYLWGLLCSTVFVFYMHFLPKSFNSHVATRMNRLLTRPDSSTSDLPLPTSVSKSKSKKSLTHSKYSVNETRSIKQFLANAGILLISVMSIFIYFYTVV; translated from the coding sequence ATGGTATACCGCAACAGATCAAAGAGTGTTTTATCTAAACACAGCAAAAAGAGCGACGATAAGGGGCATTATAAGTCgcattcaaagaagaaatcgaaaagcaaaaacaagaagaaatcaagaatCTACTGGAAATATATCTCATTTATATGGGTTCTATGGTTGGGATTAATCTATTACAATGAATCAGTGGTTGTGAAAAGgtcaatgaagaaatgcCAATGGTCAAATTGGGAAAATTGGCCTGAGGGTGCCGAGGGTCACAGAGTGGGTTTATTCGCCGATCCTCAAATAATGGATGAATATTCATATCCAGGAAGGCctcaaataataaactacTTCACAAGAGTACTTCTTGATCATTACCATAGGAGAAATTGGAAGTATGTCCAATATTACTTAGATCCTGacagcaatttttttctaggAGATCTTTTTGATGGGGGTAGAGAATTGGATGATGAGCAGTGGATTAAAGAGTATGCAAGATTCAACGAAATTTTCCCAAAAAAGCCTCTGAGAAGAACAGTTATGTCTCTACCGGGCAATCACGATATTGGATTTGGAGACACAGTAGTCGAACCGAGCttgaaaagattttctAGCTACTTTGGGGAAACCTCTTCCTCTCTAGAAGTTGGAAATCATACATTTGTTCTATTAGATACAATTTCGCTTTCAGATAGGACAAATCCAAATGTATCAAGGATCCCAATGGAATTTTTGGACGATTTCGCAAAGGGCTCGCATTCCTATCCTAGAATTCTTCTCTCCCACGTTCCATTATGGAGGAACGCTAAACAGCAACCCTGCGGAGAGCTACGTGAATCCAAAAAGCCCTTCCCTATTAAAAATGGAAAGCAATACCAGACATACATAGACCAAGATATAtcccaagaaattttagCAAAAGTTCAACCGgtaattttattttccgGAGACGATCATGACTATTGTCACATATCACACTCATATCCGCTCCATGGAGAAACCAAAATTGCTCAGGAAATTACGGTGAAATCGTGTGCAATGAATATGGGGATCAAAAAGCCCGCCATACAATTACTCTCCTTATATAATCCTTCAGATCTGGCAGCGATAAGTGCCGGTGAGGAGCATGAATCAGAAACTTATAAAACAGAGCTGTGTTACATGCCGGATCCGTATAAGGCCATCAGAATGTACTTATGGGGATTGCTGTGCTCTACTGTTTTTGTCTTTTACATGCATTTCCTCCCAAAATCATTTAATAGTCACGTTGCTACCAGAATGAATAGACTGCTTACTCGTCCAGACAGTAGTACTTCGGATTTACCATTACCTACAAGTGTTTCCAAATCTAAATCTAAAAAATCGTTGACACATTCAAAATACTCTGTAAATGAAACACGTTCGatcaaacaatttttaGCCAACGCAGGTATTCTATTAATATCTGTAATGtccatttttatttatttttatacTGTAGTCTAA